The genomic stretch GTTCGAGAGCGGCGAGTTCGATGTGGCGACGCTGTTCTTCTCGCGCTTCAAATCGGTGATTCAGCAGTTTCCGACGGCGCTGCAACTCATTCCGGCGCAGATTTCCGCCAATGAGAACGAGGCCGCCGCGGCCGGCCCTCAGGCCAATTATGAATATGAGCCCGGCCAGGACGAGATTCTGGCGACGCTGCTGCCCCGCAACATATCGGTGCAGATTTTCCGCGCATTGCTCGAGAACGCCGCTTCCGAGCAGGGCGCGCGCATGAGCGCGATGGACAACGCCACGCGCAACGCCGGCGACATGATCAAGAAGCAGACGACGCTCTACAATCGGTCACGCCAGGCGATCATCACCAAGGAACTCATCGAGATCATCTCGGGCGCCGAGGCGCTCTGATCGGAACAACAGTCGAGAGGACGAGACAATGGCTACCCCCACGACCACGGGTCACATCACGCAGGTGATCGGCGCTGTCGTCGACGTGAAGTTCGACGATCACCTGCCGGAAATCCTGAACGCGCTGGAGACCACCAATCAGGGCGCGCGCCTCGTCCTCGAAGTGGCGCAGCATCTCGGCGAGAACTCCGTGCGCACCATCGCCATGGACTCGACGGAAGGCCTCGTGCGCGGCGCCCCCGTGACCGACACGGGCGCCCCCATCTCCGTGCCGGTCGGCGACGAGATGCTCGGCCGCATCATCAATGTCATCGGCGAGCCGGTCGACGAGGCCGGCCCGATCGTGACGGCGACCAAGCGCGCCATTCACCAGCCGGCGCCCTCCTACGCCGAGCAGGCGACCGAGGCGCAGATCCTCGAGACGGGCATCAAGGTCGTCGACCTGCTCGCGCCCTACGCCAAGGGCGGCAAGGTCGGACTGTTCGGCGGCGCGGGCGTCGGCAAGACCGTCATCATCATGGAGCTCATCAACAATATCGCCAAGGCGCATGGCGGCTATTCCGTCTTCGCCGGCGTCGGCGAGCGCACCCGTGAGGGCAACGACCTCTATCACGAGATGATCGAGGGCGGCGTCAACAAGAAGCCCGAGAACGGCTCCGCCGCCGGATCCAAGGCCGCGCTGGTCTATGGCCAGATGAACGAGCCTCCGGGAGCCCGCGCCCGCGTCGCTCTGACCGGCCTCACCGTCGCCGAGGACTTCCGCGACAAGGGCCAGGACGTGCTCTTCTTCGTCGACAACATCTTCCGCTTCACCCAGGCGGGCTCGGAAGTGTCGGCTCTGCTCGGTCGCATTCCCTCGGCGGTGGGCTATCAGCCGACGCTCGCCACCGACATGGGCGCGCTTCAGGAGCGCATCACCACGACGACCAAGGGCTCGATCACCTCGGTGCAGGCCATTTACGTGCCGGCCGACGATTTGACCGACCCGGCCCCGGCCGCCTCCTTCGCCCATCTCGACGCGACGACCGTTCTCAACCGCTCGATCGCGGAAAAGGGCATTTATCCGGCCGTCGATCCGCTCGACTCCACTTCGCGCATGCTGTCCCCGGCGATCGTCGGCGAGG from Methylosinus sp. C49 encodes the following:
- the atpD gene encoding F0F1 ATP synthase subunit beta, translating into MATPTTTGHITQVIGAVVDVKFDDHLPEILNALETTNQGARLVLEVAQHLGENSVRTIAMDSTEGLVRGAPVTDTGAPISVPVGDEMLGRIINVIGEPVDEAGPIVTATKRAIHQPAPSYAEQATEAQILETGIKVVDLLAPYAKGGKVGLFGGAGVGKTVIIMELINNIAKAHGGYSVFAGVGERTREGNDLYHEMIEGGVNKKPENGSAAGSKAALVYGQMNEPPGARARVALTGLTVAEDFRDKGQDVLFFVDNIFRFTQAGSEVSALLGRIPSAVGYQPTLATDMGALQERITTTTKGSITSVQAIYVPADDLTDPAPAASFAHLDATTVLNRSIAEKGIYPAVDPLDSTSRMLSPAIVGEEHYEVARKVQSTLQRYKSLQDIIAILGMDELSEEDKLTVARARKIERFLSQPFHVAEVFTGAPGKLVALADTIKGFKGLVEGQYDHLPEAAFYMVGTIEEAVEKAAKLAKEAA